In Lacinutrix sp. Bg11-31, the DNA window CGTGTTTTCTTCTGTTGCTGGTTATTTGCTTGGTGTTGAAGAGGTTAATTACACAACACTTTTTTTATTAGCTTTAGGTGGTTATTTTATGGTTGGAGCTTCAAACGCTTACAACCAAATTATAGAAAAAGATTTAGATGTTTTAATGGACAGGACTAAAAATCGTCCTATTCCAGCTGGTCGCATGACTGTGCGCACTGCCTTTATAATAGCAACCGTTTTTACCGTTTTTGGTATTGGTATTCTATATTATATTAATCCGCAAACAGCAATGTTTGGTGCTATTTCTATCTTTTTATATACTTGTGCATACACACCATTAAAAACAAAAACACCTTTGGCTGTATTTGTTGGTGCTATTCCAGGAGCAATACCTTTTATGTTAGGTTGGGTAGCAGCTACTAACGAGTTTGGTATTGAGCCAGGAACCTTATTTGCATTACAATTTTTCTGGCAATTTCCTCACTTTTGGGCAATTGGATGGTTTTTATTTAACGATTATAAAAAAGGAGGCTTCTTCATGTTGCCAACTAAAAAACAGGATAAAGGCACAGCTGTACAAATAATTATGTATACTATTTGGACCATTATAATTTCAATTATTCCGGTTTTTGGAGTAACAGGAAAGCTAGAGCTATCTTATGTTGCTGCAACAATTGTTTTTGGTTTAGGTCTGTTTATGCTGTATTACGCGATTCAGCTATTCAAAAAAATGACAGAAAAAGCTGCGAAGCAACTTATGTTAGCTAGTGTTTCATACATCACATTAGTACAAATTATTTACGTAGTAGATAAGTTTATTAGATAATTATGGATTTAACTCAAGGAACCCTAAAAGAAAAGAAAGAACGTGCTAAAAAAATGATGCTTTGGTTTGGCCTTATTGCATTGTTTATGTCGTTTGCAGGTTTAACAAGTGCAGTAATAATTAGTCGTACACGTCCAGATTGGTCTAAAGCCTTAGATTTACCGCAAGTGTTTTTAGTGAGTGTTTTTGTAATAATAGCAAGTAGTATTGCTTATGTTTTTGCGCAACGGGCTTTAACAAACAACAATAGACAATTAACAACTATTTTATTATTAACTACTTTTGTATTAGGAGTGTTGTTTATTGTACTTCAATTTCAGGGCTTTAGAGCGCTTATAGAAGCTGGTTATTATTTTACAGGAGAAACTAGTGATCCTAAAGCATCATTTATATTTTTAATTGCTTTTTTTCACATACTACACGTAGCTGTTGGACTAATTTGCTTGCTGGTCGTAATTTATAATCATTTTAAACAAAAGTATACGGCAGATAATATGTTAGGTATGGAATTAGCCGGAACATTCTGGCACTTTATTGATATACTGTGGGTATTCTTGTATTTACTAATGTATTTTGTAGGTTAGATTTATACAATATAAGGGTAGACAAGAAACAGAATTTACTAATCAGACAAAACAAGGCTCAAAAATTACAGTTTAACATTTCTTTAGTAGAAGAAAATGATTATTTTTGTGCAATATTTTAAATTAACGAACTCAACTATATGAATACTACAGTTGCAACTACTGGAACAGAAGGTAAAACTTGGGGAGGCGGAAATGCTCCATTAAAAGCCAGTTATGGTAAAATGATGATGTGGTTTTTTATCGTTTCCGATGCCTTAACATTCTCAGCATTTTTAGCTGCTTATGGTTTTTCTAGATTCAAATTTATTGATTCTTGGCCAATTGCAGACGAAGTTTTTACTCACGTACCTTTCTTTCATGGTAATTATCCAATGATTTATGTTGCGTTCATGACCTTTGTACTTATTATGTCTTCGGTAACTATGGTATTAGCCGTAGATGCTGGACATCACATGAATCAGAAAAAAGTAACATGGTATATGTTCTTAACTGTTATTGGTGGTGTGATTTTTGTTGGTTCTCAAGCTTGGGAATGGAATACATTTATTAAAGGAGAATATGGAGCTGTACAAACTAAAGGTGGTAACATCTTACAATTTGGTGAGTATAAAACTGTAGACGGTGAGCAAAAATTTGAACGTGTAGCTATTGCAGACTTTGCAAAAGTAGTACATGGTGATAGAGCACAACACGAAAGCAAAAAAGGGTTATGGTTTGTAAGTGAAGGTTCACTACCAGAATATTCTGTAGACGAAGTTTACAACGGTTTAGTTGCAAACGAAAATGTATTGATTAGAAACCAAATTATAAATGAGCACGGTCATAAAACAATACTTTCTCGTGAAGAGTCATTAAAGCAATTAAAAACAAACGGAAAAGCAGTAGTGCATGGCGCTAACTTAAAAACCAACGAATATGGTTCGCCATTATTTGCAGATTTCTTTTTCTTTATTACAGGTTTCCACGGTTTCCACGTATTCTCTGGAGTTGTAATTAATATTATTGTTTTCTTTAACGTTATTATAGGTACTTACGAAAGACGTAAGAACTATGAAATGGTTGAGAAAGTAGGGTTGTATTGGCACTTTGTAGATTTAGTTTGGGTATTTGTATTCACATTCTTCTACTTAGTTTAATAAAATAATATTATCATTTCCTGTAAAAGGAAAACTATTTAAAGCATATTATAATGGCAGAACATAAATTAGCAATATTTCAAGGTTTAGTAAAGTTTAAATCGAATACTTCAAAAATTTGGGGCGTTTTAGCTTTCTTAACATTTATAACTTTAATAGAGGTGGTTTTAGGTATTTACAAACCAGAAATGTTAATGGGTAAAGTTTTAGGTATGAAATTACTTAACTGGATTTTTATTATTCTAACCATAGTAAAAGCATACTATATTACTTGGGACTTTATGCACATGCGTGATGAAGTCAAAGCGTTAAGACGTATGGTAATATGGACAGCAGTATTCTTGATTTGCTATTTAGTCTTTATCCTTCTACAAGAAGGAGGTTACATTGAAGGTGTTTACACTAACGGATTTGTTAAAAAAGATTTTTAATTAAAATGATTTAAGTTAAAAGATAGTAAAAGGTGGTTTTTTTAAACCACCTTTTTTTATTTTTGTAATTCTAAACATAGAAAGCAATCATGAGTAAAAAAGCTATTAAAAAATATTTGATTTTAATAATATTATTCTTCTTACCAGTTGTTTTCTTACTTATGTTGTATCCTGCAACAAATAACTATAATATTCTAGACGTTGTAAAAGAAGAGGTGCTTGATATTTCTAATTTATCTTCAATAACAAATTCAGAAGTTCTATTAAAAGACCACATAACAGTTTTAGGCTTTTTAGGAAGCGATCCAGAATCTAGAATAGTAGAGGCTTCAAACCTTAAAGAACTTGTTTATAATAAGTTTAAAGGCTTTAAGAAGTTTCAAATAGTAATGATGGTAACTAAAGAGTCTCAGGATAGAACGACTAGATTAACTCAAGAATTAACTAAATATAGCGTGCACAAGTATTGGCACTTTGTATATGCTAGCGATAGTGATATTAATAAACTATTTAATAGTTTGCGAACAAGTCTACAACTTGATGCTAATTTGGGAACAAACGGTGTATTTGTTATAGATAAAGAACTAAGTCAAAGAGGGAGACTTGACGATAGGACTAAAAAAGAGATTGAAAAAGAAACCCAAATCTATCCACTAACAGCTTACGATTGTTCTAAGGTTTCAATTATCAAAAACAAATTAGCAGCCGAAGACATGCGCGTGCTATTAGAAGAATATAGAAAATCTGGAAGAAATAAAATAGATTCTTCAAACCGAAGAGCTAAAGATCTTAATCCTGATAAAGAAACAGATGAAAAAGAATAATTACTCTTACATAAGTATTGCTTTTATTATTTTATTATTTGGAATAATATTCGTTCCAAAAATTGTTGATAGAATAAAAAACAACGACATCACTAGAAACGACAGAATAAGTGTTGGACAAGACAATAATTTTGAAGACAAAGGAGAACTAGCGTTTATAGAAATAAACGGAACTCCTAAAAAAGTACCTGCGTTTAGCTTTACTAATCAAGATGGTAAAACAATAACGCAAGAAGATTATAAAGGTAAAGTGTATGTTGTAGAGTTCTTTTTTACAACATGCCCTACAATTTGTCCAAGAATGAATAGAAACTTGGTAGACATACAAAACGTATATAAACTTAATAACGATTTTGGTGTCGCTTCTTTTTCGATTACTCCAGAATTGGACACACCAGAAGTTTTAAAAGAATACGCTGAAAAATATGGTATTACCAATCCTAATTGGAATTTAATGACAGGTGACGAGACTGAAATCTACAAGTTAGCTAATGTTGGCTTTAATATTTTTGTAGGTAAAGTAGAAGACGATGAAGTAGGTTTTGAGCATTCTGGTGATTTTGCTTTAATAGATAAAAATGGATTTATTCGCTCAAGGCTAGATGGTTTTGGTAACCCTAAAATATTTTACAAAGGTATTATTAGCGAGCAAGAGAAAATGGATGAAGATGGTAATGAACAGGAAATTACCATGCTAAAAGAAGATATTAAAAAACTTTTAAACGAGTAAGTTGTAGATTATTACTTCGATTGATTTTTAATGATTAAAACGGTATAAATAAAAATGAATACATCAGAAAATATACAAAACGAAAAAAAATATAATAAATGGATTGTTGCACTTTCTGTTATTATTCCTATAGCTGTAGCAGCATTGTTTTTAATTAAATTAAAAGACTTTGGGATCGATGTAGAGCCTTTAACGTTCTTGCCACCAATCTACGCAACTATAAATGGATTAACAGCTATTGTGTTATTAGTAGCAGTGTCGGCAATAAAGAAAGGTAATCGTGTGCTTCATGAGCGATTAATGAAATTTGCAATCTCTTTATCTGTAATATTCTTGTTATTATATATTGGATATCACATGACGAGCGATTCTACCAAATTTGGAGGAGAAGGAGTTATTGCATATGTTTATTACTTCATTTTAATAACACACATATTACTATCTATTGTAGTAATACCTTTTGTGTTAATTACTTATGTAAGAGCTATTTCAAATAATTTCGAAAGACATAAAAAAATAGCACGCATCACATTTCCATTATGGTTATATGTTGCAGTAACAGGTGTTGTTGTCTATTTAATGATATCTCCATATTACGCGTAATTTAATCTATTGTCACTTCGAGTGATTTCGAAGCATGAGAAATTGTATCGAGAAGTAATTCTATAAAAATGAAAAACAAAGTAACCTTATTCCTTTTTTCTCTCCTCACTTTTATTGATACAAATGCGCAATGTGCCATGTGTCGAGCAGTTTTGGAAAACGAGGAAGGTCAAGGTGTAGCAAAAGGTATAAACGATGGTATTATTTACTTAATGGCAATACCATATATTTTAGTTTTTGGTGTTGGATTTGCTATCTATTGGAAGTATTTTAGAGTTAAAAAGTAGCAGTAATACTTTCTTTCATTTAGACTTGTAAGAGTGTTTAACACAAATATTCATGTTTTAACATTTTTTTTACACAATTCCTGTAACAAATAAAGTCCTTTGCAGTCTAATGGATATGATGTAGATAACATCAATCAAAAAATCAACCATTATGCTCAAAATTAATAAGCTACACAAGTCTTATCCAATTGGAGACTCTAGTTTACATGTATTAAAAGGAATAGACCTATCTGTAGAAGCAGGAGAAATGGTAGCTATAATGGGTTCTTCGGGATCAGGAAAATCTACTTTGCTTAATATTATAGGAATGCTGGATGAAGCAGATGAAGGCGAATACATTTTAGATAATGTACCTATTAAAAATCTTACCGAAAAAAAGGCAGCTATCTATAGAAATAAATTTTTAGGGTTTATTTTTCAGTCTTTCAACTTAATAAATTATAAAAATGCCTTAGATAATGTGGCTTTGCCATTATATTACCAAGGTTTAAAGCGTAAAGAGCGTATAGAAAAAGCCTTATTTCATTTAGAAAAAGTAGGTTTAAAAAACTGGGCACATCACTTACCAAACGAATTATCTGGAG includes these proteins:
- the cyoE gene encoding heme o synthase, which codes for MSTTTIIAKPSLISDFKEITKMRLALSVVFSSVAGYLLGVEEVNYTTLFLLALGGYFMVGASNAYNQIIEKDLDVLMDRTKNRPIPAGRMTVRTAFIIATVFTVFGIGILYYINPQTAMFGAISIFLYTCAYTPLKTKTPLAVFVGAIPGAIPFMLGWVAATNEFGIEPGTLFALQFFWQFPHFWAIGWFLFNDYKKGGFFMLPTKKQDKGTAVQIIMYTIWTIIISIIPVFGVTGKLELSYVAATIVFGLGLFMLYYAIQLFKKMTEKAAKQLMLASVSYITLVQIIYVVDKFIR
- a CDS encoding cytochrome c oxidase subunit 3 produces the protein MDLTQGTLKEKKERAKKMMLWFGLIALFMSFAGLTSAVIISRTRPDWSKALDLPQVFLVSVFVIIASSIAYVFAQRALTNNNRQLTTILLLTTFVLGVLFIVLQFQGFRALIEAGYYFTGETSDPKASFIFLIAFFHILHVAVGLICLLVVIYNHFKQKYTADNMLGMELAGTFWHFIDILWVFLYLLMYFVG
- a CDS encoding cytochrome c oxidase subunit 3, whose product is MNTTVATTGTEGKTWGGGNAPLKASYGKMMMWFFIVSDALTFSAFLAAYGFSRFKFIDSWPIADEVFTHVPFFHGNYPMIYVAFMTFVLIMSSVTMVLAVDAGHHMNQKKVTWYMFLTVIGGVIFVGSQAWEWNTFIKGEYGAVQTKGGNILQFGEYKTVDGEQKFERVAIADFAKVVHGDRAQHESKKGLWFVSEGSLPEYSVDEVYNGLVANENVLIRNQIINEHGHKTILSREESLKQLKTNGKAVVHGANLKTNEYGSPLFADFFFFITGFHGFHVFSGVVINIIVFFNVIIGTYERRKNYEMVEKVGLYWHFVDLVWVFVFTFFYLV
- a CDS encoding cytochrome C oxidase subunit IV family protein codes for the protein MMAEHKLAIFQGLVKFKSNTSKIWGVLAFLTFITLIEVVLGIYKPEMLMGKVLGMKLLNWIFIILTIVKAYYITWDFMHMRDEVKALRRMVIWTAVFLICYLVFILLQEGGYIEGVYTNGFVKKDF
- a CDS encoding SCO family protein, with protein sequence MKKNNYSYISIAFIILLFGIIFVPKIVDRIKNNDITRNDRISVGQDNNFEDKGELAFIEINGTPKKVPAFSFTNQDGKTITQEDYKGKVYVVEFFFTTCPTICPRMNRNLVDIQNVYKLNNDFGVASFSITPELDTPEVLKEYAEKYGITNPNWNLMTGDETEIYKLANVGFNIFVGKVEDDEVGFEHSGDFALIDKNGFIRSRLDGFGNPKIFYKGIISEQEKMDEDGNEQEITMLKEDIKKLLNE
- a CDS encoding DUF420 domain-containing protein: MNTSENIQNEKKYNKWIVALSVIIPIAVAALFLIKLKDFGIDVEPLTFLPPIYATINGLTAIVLLVAVSAIKKGNRVLHERLMKFAISLSVIFLLLYIGYHMTSDSTKFGGEGVIAYVYYFILITHILLSIVVIPFVLITYVRAISNNFERHKKIARITFPLWLYVAVTGVVVYLMISPYYA
- a CDS encoding ABC transporter ATP-binding protein: MLKINKLHKSYPIGDSSLHVLKGIDLSVEAGEMVAIMGSSGSGKSTLLNIIGMLDEADEGEYILDNVPIKNLTEKKAAIYRNKFLGFIFQSFNLINYKNALDNVALPLYYQGLKRKERIEKALFHLEKVGLKNWAHHLPNELSGGQKQRVAIARALAADPKLLLADEPTGALDTKTSYEIMDFIQSLNDEGKTILMVTHEEDIASMCKRIVRLKDGVIMEDTFVEQVRASQYV